One genomic region from Evansella sp. LMS18 encodes:
- a CDS encoding DUF438 domain-containing protein — MSELINNREQLTVDKSTDRKELLKTVFWDLFNGKDPGEVKAFADEKLGKVTVEEIMELSQYQHDVLEEKGLSKSERERISAAHLSIMEGNIMEIENPKDIPGHPVHTFHRENREIESLLESKLLPLKEEFEKEDSLANVYKLIDVCNLLYDIDKHFTRKEQLLFPYLEKYGINGPSVNMWRLDDYIRDAIKDTKKQLKNYNGEKEAVLSTLHYIAEQITTMIYREEHILFPMAMSNLTEDEWIKIAQESDEIGYCLTGPATVWKPERYGLDSKALTEGFIKLETGVLSLNQLELIFNNLPVDITFIDHEDIVRYFSHGKERIFARTKAVIGRTVQNCHPPKSAHIVEALLDDFKAGKKDSEDFWIKFKDKFVYIRYFAIRNEQKEYMGTLEFTQNIEPIQAIEGEKRILSL; from the coding sequence ATGAGCGAACTAATAAACAACCGCGAGCAACTCACCGTGGATAAAAGTACGGATCGTAAGGAATTACTGAAAACAGTTTTTTGGGATCTCTTTAATGGCAAAGACCCGGGAGAAGTTAAAGCCTTTGCTGATGAAAAATTAGGAAAGGTGACAGTGGAGGAGATAATGGAGCTATCCCAGTATCAGCATGACGTTCTGGAGGAAAAAGGATTATCAAAGAGTGAGCGCGAAAGAATATCCGCTGCCCATTTAAGTATTATGGAAGGAAATATTATGGAAATAGAGAATCCTAAGGATATTCCGGGCCATCCCGTTCACACTTTTCACAGGGAAAACAGAGAAATTGAAAGTTTACTGGAATCGAAACTGCTGCCCCTTAAAGAGGAATTTGAAAAAGAGGATTCCCTTGCTAATGTATATAAGCTGATTGACGTGTGTAATCTTCTGTACGATATTGATAAGCATTTTACCCGTAAAGAACAATTATTGTTTCCGTACCTTGAGAAGTATGGAATCAATGGTCCTTCAGTGAATATGTGGAGGCTTGATGATTATATCCGTGACGCCATAAAGGATACGAAAAAGCAGTTGAAAAATTACAACGGAGAAAAAGAAGCAGTTCTCAGTACTCTGCATTATATTGCTGAACAAATAACTACAATGATATACAGAGAGGAGCATATTCTTTTCCCAATGGCTATGAGCAACTTAACCGAGGATGAATGGATAAAGATTGCTCAGGAAAGTGATGAAATAGGTTACTGCCTTACAGGGCCGGCTACAGTATGGAAGCCGGAAAGATACGGCTTAGATTCAAAGGCATTAACAGAAGGCTTTATCAAGCTGGAGACTGGTGTGCTGTCGCTGAATCAGCTGGAGTTAATATTCAACAACCTCCCAGTTGATATTACGTTTATCGACCACGAAGATATTGTCCGCTATTTTTCACACGGTAAGGAAAGGATTTTTGCAAGGACTAAGGCAGTAATCGGCCGCACTGTGCAAAATTGCCACCCTCCGAAAAGCGCACATATCGTAGAGGCTCTGCTGGATGATTTTAAAGCCGGGAAAAAAGATAGTGAGGATTTCTGGATTAAGTTCAAGGATAAATTCGTTTATATTCGCTATTTTGCTATTCGAAACGAGCAAAAGGAATATATGGGCACCCTGGAATTCACGCAGAATATCGAGCCGATCCAGGCGATTGAAGGGGAGAAGCGGATATTATCCCTGTAG
- a CDS encoding GbsR/MarR family transcriptional regulator, with amino-acid sequence MSEQTEKSRMKIEEAKDKVIGAIAETMDLYGVTPAAANLYATMYFKEQMTLDQMRTELGMSKPSMSTSVRKLQEIEMVKKTFTRGSRKHTYIAEKNFFRSFMVFYCQMWEREAKTNMEAIEEAQEDLIDVIKDSSSTPDIVTEAKKYYDQLEESKVYYHWLEDLVASIRSGKIFEFLPKDQQK; translated from the coding sequence ATGAGTGAACAGACTGAAAAATCCAGAATGAAAATCGAAGAAGCAAAAGATAAAGTCATTGGTGCTATCGCAGAGACGATGGATTTATATGGTGTAACACCTGCGGCTGCGAACCTTTATGCAACAATGTACTTTAAAGAGCAAATGACTCTTGACCAAATGCGGACGGAACTTGGAATGAGCAAACCGAGTATGAGCACCAGTGTCCGTAAGCTTCAGGAAATAGAAATGGTCAAAAAAACATTTACTCGCGGTTCCAGGAAACATACTTATATAGCTGAAAAGAATTTTTTCCGTTCTTTTATGGTGTTTTACTGCCAGATGTGGGAACGGGAAGCAAAAACAAATATGGAAGCAATCGAAGAAGCACAGGAAGATTTGATTGATGTCATAAAAGATTCCTCCAGCACACCTGACATTGTGACGGAAGCAAAAAAGTACTATGACCAATTGGAAGAATCGAAAGTCTACTATCACTGGCTGGAAGACTTAGTTGCAAGTATAAGAAGCGGTAAGATTTTTGAGTTCCTGCCTAAAGACCAGCAGAAATGA
- a CDS encoding malate synthase translates to MNLINKEVTHERFGQGSVVEHTDSLVEIHFASDNKKFVFPDAFAKHLKLHDKNAAKSLEEVLLKKESEREKAEQAKEEEIKLQREEQQFRLEHEKLMKAHKLHSKSQMVFWCDTDELSSVFKEWKVHTGVVKSGNDKGKPKKPTRTFPNSVSLITARDSGMAEKDRRILGVYMVNEEFIGKFCEDGYIPAHSEYRLQLTEQESDRMRFWKYYVNETSPHRMNWNTGKYRYFENEWMAQILFDIVSLKSDTEERELAQNFFEHFCRMNRIREDELPEPNGALMRI, encoded by the coding sequence ATGAATCTAATCAATAAAGAGGTAACCCACGAGCGTTTTGGCCAAGGGAGTGTTGTTGAACATACTGATTCTTTAGTAGAAATACACTTCGCATCGGATAATAAAAAATTTGTTTTCCCCGACGCATTTGCTAAGCACCTGAAGCTGCATGACAAAAATGCTGCCAAATCCCTTGAAGAGGTTTTGTTAAAAAAAGAGAGCGAACGGGAGAAGGCAGAACAGGCCAAGGAAGAAGAAATAAAACTGCAGCGTGAAGAACAGCAGTTTCGCCTGGAACATGAAAAACTGATGAAGGCCCATAAACTTCATTCCAAATCACAAATGGTATTTTGGTGTGATACGGACGAACTGAGCAGTGTTTTTAAAGAGTGGAAAGTTCATACCGGTGTAGTAAAAAGCGGCAATGACAAAGGAAAGCCCAAAAAACCTACGCGAACATTTCCAAACAGCGTCTCCCTTATAACAGCCAGAGATTCCGGCATGGCTGAGAAAGACCGACGTATCTTAGGGGTTTATATGGTGAATGAAGAGTTCATCGGTAAATTCTGTGAAGATGGATATATTCCTGCTCATTCAGAATACAGGCTGCAACTTACAGAACAGGAATCTGACAGAATGCGTTTTTGGAAATATTACGTAAATGAAACTTCCCCTCACAGAATGAACTGGAATACAGGTAAATACCGATATTTTGAAAATGAATGGATGGCTCAAATTTTATTTGATATCGTTTCTTTAAAAAGCGATACAGAGGAACGGGAACTGGCACAGAACTTTTTTGAACATTTTTGCAGAATGAACCGGATCAGGGAAGATGAGTTACCAGAGCCAAATGGAGCTTTAATGCGTATATAG
- the betB gene encoding betaine-aldehyde dehydrogenase, which translates to MNLKQQQYINGKWVDALSGNTREIINPFNQEVIAAVPEGDESDTRAAIAAAREAFDNGEWSSTPATERGAIVREIAELIERDKEELARLESLDTGKTVEESRGDMDDISGVFRYYAELADKNGGELIDSPVPNSISRVVHEPVGVCGQITPWNYPLLQASWKLAPALATGNTLIMKPSETTPLTTIKVFELMEEAGVPAGVANLVLGAGSTVGAELSSNVDVDLISFTGGIVTGKKIMQAASANVKKLALELGGKNPNIIFADADFDTAVDQALNGVFFHAGQICSAGTRLIVEESIHDEFVNALVERVKKFKLGNGFDEDTQMGPLISAEHRAKVEEYVETGIKEGATLAVGGSRPEEPELQNGFFYLPTIFTNCTTDMSIVQDEAFGPVITVEKFHTEDEAVKLANDSIYGLAGGVWTNDIPKAERCVKNMRMGTVWINDFNLYFPHAPWGGFKQSGIGRELGKPGIEEYTETKHIFQNLKPEPVNWF; encoded by the coding sequence TTGAATCTGAAACAACAACAATACATAAATGGTAAATGGGTGGACGCCCTGTCAGGCAATACCCGTGAAATTATCAACCCGTTTAATCAGGAAGTCATCGCTGCAGTACCAGAAGGTGATGAATCAGATACAAGGGCGGCAATCGCGGCAGCAAGAGAAGCCTTTGATAACGGAGAATGGTCTTCAACTCCGGCAACAGAGCGAGGGGCTATCGTAAGGGAAATTGCTGAATTAATAGAAAGAGATAAAGAGGAACTTGCCAGGTTAGAATCATTGGACACTGGCAAAACAGTAGAAGAAAGCCGTGGAGACATGGATGATATTTCCGGAGTGTTTCGTTATTATGCGGAGCTGGCGGATAAGAACGGTGGGGAACTAATAGATTCTCCTGTACCCAACTCCATCAGCAGGGTGGTGCACGAACCAGTGGGTGTTTGCGGCCAGATTACACCGTGGAATTATCCATTGCTTCAGGCGTCCTGGAAACTGGCTCCAGCCCTTGCGACCGGGAACACTTTAATTATGAAACCTAGTGAAACAACGCCCCTTACTACTATTAAAGTGTTCGAGCTGATGGAAGAGGCTGGGGTACCAGCTGGTGTTGCTAACCTTGTGCTTGGTGCAGGGAGCACAGTTGGTGCAGAATTGTCCAGCAACGTTGATGTAGATCTTATCTCCTTTACAGGAGGAATTGTCACAGGCAAGAAGATCATGCAGGCGGCAAGCGCGAATGTGAAAAAGCTGGCACTTGAGCTTGGCGGGAAAAATCCTAACATTATTTTTGCAGATGCAGACTTTGATACAGCTGTTGACCAGGCATTAAATGGCGTGTTCTTCCACGCCGGGCAAATCTGCTCAGCCGGTACAAGGCTGATTGTAGAGGAAAGCATTCATGACGAATTCGTTAACGCACTTGTTGAGCGGGTGAAAAAGTTTAAGCTTGGAAACGGATTTGATGAGGATACACAAATGGGCCCGCTTATTTCAGCCGAACACCGTGCGAAAGTGGAAGAGTATGTGGAAACGGGTATTAAAGAAGGTGCTACTTTGGCAGTTGGCGGCAGCCGCCCGGAAGAACCTGAACTGCAAAACGGCTTTTTCTACCTTCCTACCATTTTCACAAACTGTACGACAGACATGAGCATCGTGCAGGATGAAGCGTTTGGGCCTGTTATTACTGTTGAGAAATTCCATACAGAAGACGAAGCAGTGAAGCTTGCCAACGACTCTATCTATGGACTTGCCGGCGGGGTCTGGACTAACGATATTCCAAAAGCGGAACGCTGTGTTAAGAATATGCGTATGGGCACTGTCTGGATCAATGACTTCAACCTTTACTTCCCGCATGCGCCATGGGGCGGATTTAAGCAGTCTGGTATTGGACGGGAATTAGGGAAACCCGGTATCGAAGAATATACAGAAACAAAGCATATATTCCAAAACCTCAAACCTGAGCCAGTTAACTGGTTCTGA
- the betA gene encoding choline dehydrogenase: MSESFDIVIIGGGSAGSVLGNRLSEDGTRNVLVLEAGRKDFAWDLLIQMPAALPFPAGKSLYDWKYKSDPEPYMKGRRVKHARGKVLGGSSSINGMIYQRGNPMDYERWGADPGMETWDFAHCLPYFKRLENALGSEKDDEYRGHNGPLKLERGPATNPLFQAFFNSAVEAGYSRTPDVNGFRQEGFGPFDKHVFKGRRLSASRAYLHPAMKRKNLTVRTRAFVASIDFDGKRAKGVTYQRNGKTHHVSAGEVILSGGAINTPQLLQLSGVGDAEHLRSLGIKPVVDLPGVGENLQDHLETYIQFACSKPVSQQPNLNKLKMPWIGLQWLLSRTGAAATNHFEGGGFVRSNEDVKYPNLMFHFLPLSVRYDGQKSDTKHGFQVHVGPMYSDARGSLKIRSKNPKEHPSMVYNYLSTEQDRREWVEAVRITREIMSQPAMAPYNSGEISPGPSVQTDEEILDWVAKDAETALHPSCTAKMGPASDPMAVVDPESMKVHGLDNVRVVDASAMPYVTNGNIHAPVLMLAEKAADLILGRKPLEPEHADFYRHGVHPADAGTVKA, translated from the coding sequence ATGAGTGAATCATTTGATATTGTAATTATTGGTGGCGGGAGTGCAGGATCTGTGCTCGGTAACCGTCTAAGTGAAGATGGAACACGCAATGTTCTTGTGTTAGAAGCAGGGCGTAAAGATTTCGCATGGGATCTTCTGATCCAGATGCCGGCGGCACTACCGTTTCCAGCAGGGAAGTCCCTCTACGACTGGAAGTATAAATCTGACCCTGAACCATATATGAAAGGCCGCCGTGTCAAACATGCCCGTGGAAAGGTGCTCGGAGGGTCAAGCTCAATTAACGGTATGATCTACCAGCGAGGCAACCCGATGGACTATGAACGATGGGGAGCCGATCCAGGTATGGAAACTTGGGACTTTGCACACTGTCTCCCATACTTCAAGCGTCTGGAAAATGCTTTAGGTTCGGAAAAAGATGATGAATACCGCGGTCACAATGGTCCTCTTAAATTAGAACGGGGCCCGGCGACGAATCCTTTATTCCAGGCTTTCTTTAACTCAGCTGTAGAAGCTGGCTATTCAAGAACCCCTGATGTAAATGGTTTCCGTCAGGAGGGCTTTGGCCCGTTTGATAAGCATGTATTTAAAGGAAGACGTTTGTCAGCGTCACGCGCATATCTGCATCCAGCGATGAAACGAAAGAACCTTACAGTAAGAACACGTGCTTTTGTTGCTAGTATTGATTTCGATGGTAAGCGGGCTAAAGGTGTGACATACCAGCGAAACGGGAAGACTCATCATGTCAGCGCAGGGGAAGTCATCCTCTCCGGTGGTGCAATCAATACACCGCAGCTGCTTCAATTGTCAGGTGTAGGCGATGCGGAGCACTTACGCTCACTTGGTATTAAGCCAGTAGTTGATCTTCCGGGTGTAGGGGAAAACCTCCAGGACCACCTTGAAACATATATTCAATTCGCTTGTTCAAAACCGGTTTCCCAGCAGCCGAACTTAAATAAATTGAAGATGCCCTGGATTGGTTTACAGTGGCTGCTCAGCCGCACAGGGGCGGCAGCAACGAACCATTTCGAAGGGGGAGGCTTTGTTCGTTCAAACGAGGACGTAAAGTATCCGAATTTAATGTTCCATTTCCTGCCTCTGTCAGTACGTTATGATGGACAAAAATCAGACACGAAACACGGATTCCAGGTACACGTGGGACCAATGTACTCTGATGCACGCGGTTCATTAAAAATACGGTCGAAAAATCCTAAAGAGCATCCAAGCATGGTCTACAACTATCTTTCTACGGAACAGGACCGCCGTGAGTGGGTTGAAGCAGTACGAATCACAAGGGAGATCATGTCTCAGCCAGCCATGGCACCTTATAATTCTGGAGAGATTTCACCTGGTCCTTCTGTACAGACCGATGAAGAGATTTTAGACTGGGTGGCGAAGGATGCGGAGACTGCTCTTCACCCGTCATGTACGGCTAAGATGGGTCCTGCTTCTGATCCAATGGCAGTCGTAGATCCGGAAAGCATGAAGGTTCACGGGCTTGACAATGTACGGGTGGTCGATGCGTCTGCTATGCCTTATGTCACTAACGGAAACATTCACGCACCAGTACTAATGCTGGCGGAAAAGGCGGCGGACTTAATCCTTGGCCGAAAACCACTGGAGCCCGAACATGCCGACTTCTACCGTCATGGAGTACATCCAGCCGACGCAGGAACAGTAAAAGCTTAA
- a CDS encoding cell wall hydrolase: MGRRIKHTTRDVESLARLMLAEAIGEGALGMSMVGTVVANRVEADCAPDFENLRNIRHAIYQEIPGTGIPHFEPVLNGTLYTQRPDEADLQRARDLLQGYREPRSRMSLWFFNPSPGQSYRDPCTPTMPRSPMTQFEFAHKNHCYYVGVPGYCPEFYR, from the coding sequence ATGGGTAGACGAATTAAGCATACTACCCGTGACGTAGAATCGTTAGCGAGGCTCATGCTGGCAGAAGCGATTGGAGAAGGAGCACTGGGGATGAGCATGGTAGGGACGGTAGTCGCCAACCGGGTGGAGGCAGACTGTGCTCCGGACTTCGAAAACTTACGCAATATCAGGCATGCGATTTATCAGGAAATCCCTGGTACTGGTATCCCTCATTTCGAGCCCGTCTTAAACGGAACTTTGTATACGCAGCGTCCCGATGAAGCTGACCTCCAGAGGGCCAGGGATTTGCTGCAAGGTTACAGGGAGCCCCGGTCCAGAATGAGCTTGTGGTTTTTTAATCCCAGCCCTGGGCAATCATACCGGGATCCATGTACCCCTACGATGCCAAGGTCCCCTATGACGCAGTTCGAGTTTGCACATAAAAATCATTGCTACTATGTCGGTGTACCGGGCTATTGCCCAGAGTTTTACCGCTAA
- the gerQ gene encoding spore coat protein GerQ — protein sequence MTYGDSSYYPMNYPGYYPASRVMGGAAPQQQGGMPMDMSSGPAYSTPVVPMGTGQQFPGGVMQESFIENIIRFNKGKIGTFYFTYQGNSRWNAMVYQGRVETAGRDHIIISDPASGKRYLLLMANLDWVEFGERINYPRTEISQAVQESLEQSD from the coding sequence ATGACATATGGAGACTCCAGTTATTATCCAATGAATTATCCTGGTTACTATCCTGCTTCCAGAGTAATGGGGGGAGCTGCACCACAACAACAAGGCGGCATGCCTATGGATATGTCTTCCGGACCAGCATATTCCACACCAGTGGTTCCAATGGGGACAGGGCAGCAATTTCCGGGAGGCGTGATGCAAGAATCGTTTATCGAAAATATCATTCGCTTCAACAAAGGTAAGATTGGTACCTTCTATTTTACTTACCAAGGGAACAGCAGGTGGAATGCGATGGTTTACCAGGGGCGTGTGGAAACGGCAGGCCGTGACCACATCATCATCAGCGACCCGGCCAGCGGGAAACGGTACCTGCTTTTAATGGCGAATCTCGATTGGGTAGAATTCGGGGAACGAATCAACTATCCTCGTACTGAAATTAGTCAGGCTGTCCAGGAGTCGCTGGAACAATCGGATTAA
- a CDS encoding DUF4256 domain-containing protein, whose translation MTKISKELSLEQREELLRTLKARFEKYMNRHEGIEWAKVEDKLEANTEKLWMLNEMERTGGEPDVVGHDKETGEYIFYDCAPESPKGRRSVCYDREALESRKKHKPENSAVDMAAEMGIELLTEEQYRELQKLDNFDMKTSSWVQTPANIRKLGGAIFCDRRYDTVFMYHNGAESYYAARGFRGSLRI comes from the coding sequence ATGACTAAGATAAGTAAGGAGTTATCACTCGAACAACGTGAAGAACTACTCCGAACTTTGAAAGCCCGTTTTGAAAAATACATGAACCGGCACGAAGGTATCGAGTGGGCTAAAGTAGAGGATAAACTAGAAGCCAATACTGAAAAACTGTGGATGCTTAATGAAATGGAAAGGACTGGCGGTGAGCCGGATGTTGTTGGCCATGATAAAGAGACAGGCGAATACATTTTTTATGATTGTGCACCAGAAAGTCCCAAGGGCAGAAGAAGTGTGTGTTACGACCGTGAAGCGCTGGAGTCCAGAAAGAAACATAAACCAGAAAATAGCGCTGTTGATATGGCAGCGGAAATGGGTATTGAACTATTGACGGAGGAACAATACCGGGAGCTGCAGAAACTTGATAATTTCGATATGAAAACGTCGAGCTGGGTGCAAACGCCTGCTAATATTAGAAAGCTTGGCGGAGCTATCTTTTGTGATCGGCGCTACGACACTGTGTTTATGTACCACAATGGAGCAGAATCCTACTATGCTGCAAGGGGATTCCGTGGTTCGCTAAGGATTTGA
- a CDS encoding glycine betaine ABC transporter substrate-binding protein: protein MSKRKKGLSFISGLLMVGILAACGDTDEDANSAQNGTEPDANNGEITIGQINWAENIAVTNMWKVLLEDKGYEVDLTLLDMGATMMALSSDELDASLEIWLPVQDANYLEEYEETINFSDSTWFDNAQVGLVVPEYLEDINSVEDLNENKELFDGQIIGFDPGAGTMEVTEQLIEDYNLDFELLPSTEPAMIAEIGSRIENEEPIVSPLWSPHWVFSDFDLKFLDDPQNTFGETEKIHHATRLGFEDDYPEVSEWFNNWKMDDQEIAELINYVESAEDPLDGAREWIEENQDLIGEWVK from the coding sequence ATGAGTAAACGTAAAAAAGGACTTAGTTTTATCTCAGGGCTGCTTATGGTTGGAATTCTGGCAGCATGCGGAGACACTGATGAGGATGCAAACAGTGCCCAGAATGGCACAGAGCCAGATGCAAACAATGGAGAAATAACAATTGGCCAGATTAACTGGGCTGAAAATATTGCAGTAACGAATATGTGGAAAGTTCTATTGGAAGACAAAGGCTATGAGGTGGATTTAACCTTATTGGACATGGGTGCTACGATGATGGCTCTATCAAGCGATGAGCTGGATGCCAGCTTAGAAATATGGCTCCCGGTTCAGGACGCTAATTATCTGGAGGAATATGAGGAAACTATTAATTTCTCTGATTCTACCTGGTTTGATAATGCACAAGTAGGACTTGTTGTTCCAGAGTATTTAGAAGATATTAATAGTGTAGAAGATTTAAACGAAAATAAAGAACTGTTCGATGGACAGATCATTGGTTTCGACCCAGGCGCAGGCACCATGGAAGTTACAGAGCAGCTGATTGAAGATTATAATCTCGATTTTGAACTGCTCCCAAGCACGGAACCTGCAATGATCGCTGAGATTGGCAGTAGAATTGAAAATGAAGAACCAATCGTCTCACCACTTTGGAGCCCGCACTGGGTATTCTCTGACTTTGACTTGAAGTTCCTTGATGACCCGCAAAACACATTCGGTGAAACAGAAAAAATTCACCATGCTACAAGACTCGGGTTTGAAGATGACTATCCTGAAGTAAGCGAGTGGTTTAATAACTGGAAAATGGACGACCAGGAAATTGCTGAGCTTATCAACTATGTTGAAAGCGCTGAAGACCCGCTTGATGGCGCCAGAGAATGGATTGAAGAGAACCAGGACCTGATTGGCGAATGGGTAAAATAA
- the cyoE gene encoding heme o synthase translates to MKTTKPSKLDIILRTIKTGIIKSNLITMFAGMTLAIFTYQFSILEKLPDMVLATMGSVLVIGAAGAFNNLYDREIDSIMERTKDRPTVTGEITFNTALWLAILMTVFGITLLAFTTPLAAVLGFLGIFFYVVPYTMWSKRRTIYNTEIGSISGAMPPLIGWAAIYPDITHPAIIGLFIVTVIWQMPHFYAIAIRRHDEYKAAGVPMLPVVKGVRRTYLQTNVYLVIMIGISVLLGTLSIGLMLVALLLSIIWLVLSVYGYHKMVSEKWAKAMFIYSLIHMTVLFSTVIVYSLIGILF, encoded by the coding sequence TTGAAAACAACAAAACCGTCCAAACTGGATATCATATTAAGAACCATTAAAACAGGGATTATTAAATCCAACTTAATTACAATGTTCGCTGGTATGACGTTAGCTATTTTTACTTATCAATTTAGTATTTTAGAAAAACTGCCTGACATGGTCCTCGCTACCATGGGCTCTGTTCTTGTGATCGGGGCAGCTGGCGCATTCAATAACTTATATGACCGGGAAATTGACTCCATTATGGAACGTACGAAGGACAGGCCTACTGTAACTGGTGAGATCACCTTTAACACTGCCTTGTGGCTCGCAATCCTAATGACTGTTTTTGGAATCACCCTTCTGGCCTTTACTACACCACTTGCAGCCGTACTTGGGTTTTTAGGGATTTTCTTTTATGTAGTTCCTTATACCATGTGGAGTAAAAGGCGAACGATATACAATACTGAGATTGGCAGTATATCTGGGGCTATGCCGCCATTAATAGGCTGGGCAGCTATATATCCCGATATTACCCATCCAGCAATAATTGGCCTTTTCATTGTTACAGTGATTTGGCAAATGCCGCATTTTTACGCTATAGCAATTCGCAGGCATGATGAATATAAAGCAGCCGGAGTGCCGATGCTTCCTGTAGTCAAAGGGGTGCGAAGAACTTACCTTCAGACTAATGTATATCTTGTGATCATGATTGGAATAAGTGTCTTATTGGGAACCTTAAGTATCGGTCTTATGCTGGTAGCCTTACTCTTAAGTATCATTTGGCTTGTCCTGAGTGTTTATGGATATCATAAAATGGTCTCGGAGAAATGGGCGAAGGCTATGTTTATCTATTCACTTATCCATATGACCGTTCTGTTTTCAACGGTAATTGTCTATTCACTCATTGGAATACTATTTTAG
- a CDS encoding alpha-N-arabinofuranosidase: MVIDKDFVISDIDKRIYGSFIEHLGRAVYGGIYEPNHPSADEQGFRQDVLDLVNELQVPIIRYPGGNMVSAYNWEDGVGPKEERPRRLELAWGVIETNQVGTNEFMDWAKKANAEVMMAVNLGTRGIDAARNLVEYVNHPGGTAWSDLRKQHGYKEPHNIKTWCLGNEMDGSWQIGQKTPIEYGRLAAETAKAMRLVDPSIELVSCGSSGAGMPTFPEWEAVTLDHTYDFADYVSLHQYYENHDNDTANFLANSLDMENFIHTVISTCDYIRAKKRSKKTINLSFDEWNVWFHSKDQDKKLEPWSVAPPQLEDVYTFEDALLVGCMLNTLIRHSDRVKIAAMAQLVNVIAPIMTENGGGAWRQTIFYPFYYTSVYGRGMALKPIISSPKYDSTDFTDVPYLDTSVVYNEDKDEVVIFAINRHQENTLQVDIDARSFEGYEVAEHVVLQNDDPKAANTLGHEQVRPHNKGESYMEGGKVVGILPRLSWNMLRITKNKEQ; encoded by the coding sequence ATGGTAATTGATAAAGATTTCGTTATCTCTGACATAGATAAACGTATTTACGGATCTTTCATAGAGCATCTTGGACGTGCCGTTTATGGAGGTATTTATGAACCGAATCATCCAAGCGCAGACGAACAAGGGTTCAGACAGGATGTCCTCGATTTAGTGAATGAGCTGCAAGTGCCGATTATCAGATACCCCGGCGGAAACATGGTGTCTGCTTATAACTGGGAAGATGGGGTTGGCCCCAAGGAGGAACGCCCGCGCAGACTGGAACTTGCATGGGGTGTGATTGAAACAAACCAGGTTGGGACCAATGAATTTATGGATTGGGCGAAAAAAGCAAACGCGGAAGTCATGATGGCGGTTAACCTTGGAACAAGGGGAATAGATGCTGCAAGGAACCTGGTGGAATATGTGAACCATCCTGGCGGGACAGCATGGAGCGACTTGAGAAAACAGCATGGCTATAAAGAGCCTCATAATATAAAAACCTGGTGTCTTGGAAATGAAATGGACGGGTCATGGCAAATAGGACAGAAGACACCCATTGAATACGGCCGGCTGGCAGCAGAAACAGCAAAAGCAATGCGGTTAGTTGATCCTTCGATAGAATTGGTGAGCTGCGGCAGTTCCGGTGCAGGCATGCCTACCTTCCCGGAGTGGGAGGCTGTTACGTTAGACCATACATATGATTTTGCCGATTATGTATCATTGCATCAATACTATGAAAACCACGATAATGATACAGCAAATTTTCTGGCTAATTCCCTGGATATGGAGAACTTTATCCATACGGTTATATCCACATGTGATTATATAAGAGCCAAAAAGCGCAGTAAGAAAACGATTAATTTAAGTTTTGACGAATGGAATGTCTGGTTCCATTCCAAGGATCAGGATAAAAAATTGGAACCATGGTCAGTTGCACCGCCGCAATTAGAAGATGTGTATACATTTGAGGATGCTCTTCTCGTAGGTTGTATGCTGAATACATTGATCCGCCATTCTGACCGTGTGAAAATTGCCGCGATGGCGCAATTAGTTAATGTTATTGCACCAATTATGACAGAAAACGGCGGAGGGGCATGGAGGCAAACCATCTTTTACCCATTTTACTACACGTCTGTTTATGGGAGAGGAATGGCACTTAAGCCAATAATCAGCTCACCGAAGTACGATAGTACCGACTTTACGGATGTGCCTTATTTAGATACATCAGTAGTGTATAACGAGGATAAAGACGAGGTTGTTATTTTTGCCATAAACCGCCATCAGGAAAATACATTGCAAGTGGATATTGACGCCCGGTCATTTGAAGGGTATGAAGTGGCAGAACATGTGGTATTGCAAAATGATGACCCGAAGGCCGCCAATACATTAGGCCATGAACAAGTACGGCCACATAATAAGGGTGAATCCTATATGGAGGGTGGTAAGGTAGTCGGTATTTTGCCGAGATTATCGTGGAATATGCTTCGGATAACTAAGAATAAAGAGCAATAA